The following are encoded in a window of Roseivirga misakiensis genomic DNA:
- a CDS encoding methyltransferase domain-containing protein, protein MTQNTASTFLICPFTGRSLRYLTEAELVVVNKKINNNELFFYPGVQVQQPLKSALVTEHQTYIYPVQDNILYLKKETAIVTKNRTENYLKRVSEALIVSFEKEYGFNSEKEVEELQTSNCLPSLDSETIAQFKKQITKSGSVFLSVASNNVDDVHNMVFNTNYDEYYHADFDLERLKAVKEDLKQGTKVVLCEPVALPFAEDAVDFMISFDLINEYEKDTQNQSAAEIKRVVSPKGSSVVLFNESLPLHAERMLKKEEMIAKAKILVKPWKKASSAQIHFHPVSSPANSDVSNTIVGKTSLKRQLF, encoded by the coding sequence ATGACTCAAAACACTGCTAGTACTTTTCTAATTTGTCCTTTCACAGGAAGAAGTCTAAGGTATTTAACCGAAGCAGAGCTCGTTGTTGTTAATAAGAAAATTAACAATAACGAGCTTTTCTTTTATCCTGGAGTACAAGTACAGCAGCCGTTAAAAAGTGCATTAGTCACCGAGCATCAAACTTATATTTACCCAGTTCAGGATAATATACTTTACCTGAAAAAAGAAACAGCTATTGTTACTAAGAATAGAACCGAAAACTATTTAAAAAGGGTTTCAGAGGCATTAATTGTAAGTTTTGAAAAGGAATATGGCTTCAACAGCGAAAAAGAAGTCGAAGAGTTGCAAACTAGCAACTGCTTACCATCGCTCGATTCTGAAACTATTGCCCAATTTAAAAAGCAGATCACTAAGTCTGGTTCTGTATTCTTAAGTGTTGCTTCCAATAATGTGGATGACGTCCATAACATGGTCTTTAACACCAATTACGATGAGTATTACCATGCTGATTTTGATCTAGAGCGACTGAAAGCTGTAAAAGAAGATTTAAAGCAAGGTACCAAAGTTGTTCTTTGCGAACCGGTAGCACTCCCTTTTGCCGAAGACGCAGTTGATTTTATGATTTCATTTGATTTGATTAATGAGTATGAGAAGGATACTCAGAATCAATCAGCTGCAGAAATAAAAAGAGTTGTTAGCCCTAAAGGGTCCTCCGTTGTGCTTTTTAACGAGAGTTTACCTTTGCATGCTGAGCGAATGTTGAAGAAAGAAGAAATGATCGCTAAGGCTAAGATATTAGTAAAGCCATGGAAAAAGGCTTCTTCTGCTCAAATCCACTTTCACCCTGTAAGCAGTCCAGCAAACAGCGATGTTTCAAATACAATTGTCGGCAAGACTTCCTTGAAGAGACAATTATTTTAA
- the msrB gene encoding peptide-methionine (R)-S-oxide reductase MsrB — protein sequence MKTKVILLSGLVIILATSFITLKGNKAVAQQDVQDKEKYEIQLSEEEWKKRLTPEQYYILRERGTERAGTGKLNKFYEKGTYYSAASLQPIFSSETKYNSYSGWPSFWNPISDDAIKLVKDTTFGMVRWEVVDSKSGSHLGHVFDDGPAPTGKRYCLNSAALIFVPEGEEPPKFKKDLK from the coding sequence ATGAAGACGAAGGTTATTTTACTATCTGGTTTAGTGATCATACTAGCCACTAGTTTTATTACCCTAAAAGGGAATAAAGCTGTAGCCCAACAGGATGTTCAGGATAAAGAAAAGTATGAAATTCAGCTTTCAGAGGAAGAATGGAAGAAACGGCTAACTCCTGAGCAGTATTACATACTCAGAGAGCGTGGAACAGAAAGAGCTGGAACAGGTAAATTGAATAAGTTTTACGAAAAAGGGACTTATTACTCTGCTGCATCGCTTCAGCCAATTTTTAGCTCTGAAACTAAGTATAACTCTTACTCTGGCTGGCCGAGTTTTTGGAACCCAATATCAGATGACGCCATTAAACTTGTAAAAGACACAACTTTTGGAATGGTAAGGTGGGAGGTTGTTGATAGTAAAAGTGGATCCCATCTTGGGCACGTATTTGATGATGGTCCTGCCCCTACAGGAAAGCGATATTGCCTCAATTCGGCTGCGCTGATATTTGTTCCAGAAGGCGAAGAACCACCAAAATTTAAAAAAGACCTGAAGTAA
- a CDS encoding pyrophosphohydrolase domain-containing protein produces MEEPKPLNSVAEFHKTFKHPILESPQIPSEDRCKLRVSLIAEELKELEEAIEANDLVEVADALADIQYVLSGAILEFGLGDKFKALFEEVQRSNMSKTCKSMEEAEATRQHYMDKDGTESYIEESDGHFLVYRSADNKTLKSVKYSPADLKSILADDL; encoded by the coding sequence ATGGAAGAACCGAAACCACTTAATAGCGTTGCAGAGTTTCACAAGACCTTTAAACATCCAATTTTAGAATCTCCTCAGATACCTTCAGAAGACCGTTGCAAACTGCGCGTTTCATTGATTGCGGAAGAATTGAAGGAACTTGAAGAGGCTATTGAAGCTAATGATCTAGTTGAAGTTGCTGATGCTTTAGCGGATATTCAGTACGTTCTTTCGGGTGCAATCCTAGAGTTTGGGCTTGGTGATAAATTCAAAGCTCTTTTTGAAGAAGTACAACGATCGAACATGAGCAAAACGTGTAAAAGCATGGAAGAAGCTGAGGCAACACGGCAGCATTACATGGACAAGGATGGAACCGAGAGCTACATAGAGGAATCTGATGGACACTTTTTAGTCTACCGATCAGCCGACAATAAAACACTTAAATCAGTCAAATATTCTCCGGCTGATCTTAAAAGCATTCTAGCTGACGATCTTTAA
- the msrA gene encoding peptide-methionine (S)-S-oxide reductase MsrA, protein MQLFYSIMVSAVLNLSMASCASDGKSELVVLNNLQDGEAIATFAGGCFWCTEAVFERVEGVNNVVSGYTGGKEENPTYYQVSYGKTTHAEGIQIYYDPKVITYQELLDIFFATHNPTELNRQGPDVGKQYRTAVYYHDDAQKKAVEATIAKLDKSGKYDKKIVTEVQPYDKFWLAEDYHQDYYELNPGNPYIINVAIPKVKKLKKYFPEKVKAKYKAER, encoded by the coding sequence ATGCAATTATTCTATTCTATTATGGTTTCAGCAGTTTTGAACTTGTCCATGGCATCATGCGCCAGTGACGGTAAATCGGAACTCGTTGTTTTAAATAACCTACAGGATGGAGAAGCTATTGCTACTTTTGCTGGAGGGTGTTTCTGGTGTACTGAAGCCGTTTTCGAACGTGTAGAAGGTGTCAATAATGTTGTTTCTGGGTACACAGGAGGTAAAGAGGAAAACCCGACTTATTACCAAGTGAGCTACGGTAAAACAACGCATGCAGAGGGTATTCAAATTTATTATGACCCTAAGGTAATCACGTATCAAGAGCTATTAGATATTTTCTTTGCAACTCACAACCCGACTGAATTGAATCGTCAAGGACCAGATGTTGGTAAACAATATAGAACAGCTGTTTACTATCATGACGATGCTCAGAAAAAAGCTGTCGAAGCTACGATTGCCAAACTCGATAAATCTGGTAAGTACGACAAGAAAATAGTTACGGAAGTACAACCCTATGACAAGTTCTGGTTGGCAGAAGATTATCATCAAGATTACTATGAACTGAATCCAGGGAATCCATACATCATTAACGTGGCTATTCCTAAGGTCAAAAAACTTAAGAAGTATTTCCCAGAAAAGGTGAAGGCCAAATACAAAGCTGAGCGATAG
- a CDS encoding DUF456 domain-containing protein, translated as MDILLIILGSVCIIVGILGCFLPIIPGPPVSFVGLLLLEFTEKSPFDSDTLWMWGLIAAGVTALDYVVPVYGTKKFGGTKRGVWGSTIGLIVGLFFGPLGIILGPFIGAFLGEMSTGKATNKEALRAAFGAFVGFLVGVILKLIVSGWMAWIFFQNVFF; from the coding sequence ATGGATATTTTACTCATTATTCTCGGTTCAGTTTGTATTATCGTTGGAATTCTGGGCTGCTTCTTACCAATAATTCCAGGTCCACCAGTTAGCTTCGTCGGATTACTGTTACTTGAGTTTACAGAGAAATCTCCCTTTGATTCTGACACACTTTGGATGTGGGGTCTAATAGCGGCAGGTGTTACGGCTTTAGACTATGTAGTGCCTGTTTATGGCACGAAAAAGTTTGGTGGAACAAAACGCGGGGTCTGGGGTAGTACGATCGGTTTGATCGTTGGTCTTTTTTTTGGTCCCTTAGGGATAATTTTAGGTCCATTCATTGGGGCGTTCCTCGGTGAAATGAGTACAGGTAAAGCAACAAATAAAGAGGCATTAAGAGCAGCGTTTGGAGCCTTTGTCGGATTTTTAGTTGGCGTTATATTGAAGTTGATAGTCTCTGGCTGGATGGCCTGGATTTTCTTTCAAAACGTTTTCTTTTAA
- a CDS encoding SprB repeat-containing protein, which yields MKYLKIPCIIFFSLALIWACTSEQEPLPGTVDCSTTLNVTIANEVDANCGQSDGGFTINVAGGSGNYSFQLAGETSQTSSLFQNLVAGTYTVTVTDIDLGCNLLINAQVRNQDGVNALASVTPSDCNNPDGTIQITASDGVAPYEYKLDDGAFQADANFGSLAPGEYTVTVRDASGCEVEVRSEIASTVTFGEIRTLVQANCATSGCHDGSQSPDFRVDANITGRAARIRARTSARTMPPSGNGSLSNEQIADIVCWVNDGAQGN from the coding sequence ATGAAATACTTAAAGATACCTTGTATCATATTTTTTAGTCTTGCCTTAATTTGGGCCTGTACTTCAGAACAAGAACCATTACCTGGAACGGTGGACTGTAGTACTACCTTGAATGTTACGATTGCCAATGAAGTTGATGCGAATTGCGGACAAAGCGATGGTGGTTTTACCATTAACGTGGCAGGCGGTTCAGGAAATTATTCCTTTCAGTTAGCTGGAGAAACATCACAAACATCTTCACTTTTTCAGAATCTTGTAGCAGGTACATACACAGTTACTGTAACAGATATTGACTTAGGCTGTAATCTTTTAATCAACGCTCAAGTGAGGAATCAAGATGGAGTGAATGCTTTGGCTTCTGTAACACCAAGTGATTGCAACAACCCTGATGGCACAATACAAATCACGGCTTCAGATGGTGTCGCTCCATACGAGTATAAGCTGGATGATGGTGCTTTTCAAGCAGACGCGAACTTTGGTAGTCTTGCTCCAGGTGAATATACAGTTACGGTAAGAGATGCTAGTGGGTGTGAAGTTGAAGTGAGAAGTGAAATAGCCTCTACGGTGACCTTCGGGGAGATAAGAACTTTGGTGCAAGCCAATTGTGCTACCTCTGGATGTCATGATGGTTCGCAATCGCCAGATTTTAGAGTAGATGCGAATATAACTGGTCGAGCTGCTCGAATTAGAGCTAGAACGAGTGCACGAACCATGCCTCCTTCAGGAAACGGTAGCTTATCTAATGAGCAGATAGCGGATATTGTTTGCTGGGTAAACGACGGCGCACAGGGTAATTAA
- a CDS encoding OB-fold protein translates to MKKKSILIIVGIVGLVAAYFVWNNFLRTAPSMKRLTADVAVTAERLYNDFDADEQTSNNKYLNKIVEVTGEVSEVETSEGSLPVISLKTSGFGVIKCTMESQLGEEELAQIRVNETITLRAECIGFLLDVLLIRGIIINN, encoded by the coding sequence ATGAAGAAGAAATCAATTTTAATAATCGTCGGAATCGTTGGTTTAGTAGCAGCCTATTTCGTTTGGAATAATTTTTTAAGAACTGCGCCTTCAATGAAGAGGTTAACGGCAGATGTAGCTGTAACAGCTGAAAGATTATACAACGATTTCGATGCAGATGAGCAAACTTCCAATAATAAGTACCTGAATAAAATTGTAGAGGTAACGGGTGAAGTAAGTGAGGTAGAAACGTCAGAAGGGAGTTTACCAGTGATAAGTTTGAAGACTTCAGGTTTCGGTGTGATAAAGTGTACTATGGAATCTCAACTAGGAGAGGAAGAGTTGGCACAAATTAGGGTGAATGAAACCATCACACTGCGGGCAGAATGCATCGGTTTTTTACTTGATGTACTACTGATCAGAGGAATTATAATCAACAATTAA
- a CDS encoding YceI family protein, whose protein sequence is MKVSRIFLALTMFLITLSVSAQKRYLTRTGHVKFFSSAPLEDIEAHNGKVLSIVDLDKGEVAVDMLMKGFEFEKKLMQEHFNENYMESGKYPKSTFKGKFEVPDGLKNMVDGAYEVDVTGEISIHGVKKPLSTKATLTVANSQLSGELIFNVRVKDHEISIPKVVVRNIAEVVEVTASFNYEVYK, encoded by the coding sequence ATGAAAGTTTCAAGAATTTTTTTAGCACTAACAATGTTTCTTATCACCTTATCTGTGAGTGCACAGAAGAGGTATTTGACTAGAACAGGGCATGTAAAGTTTTTTTCATCAGCACCTTTGGAAGACATTGAGGCACATAATGGCAAGGTATTGAGCATTGTGGACCTCGATAAAGGTGAAGTCGCAGTAGATATGCTCATGAAAGGGTTTGAGTTTGAAAAGAAACTCATGCAAGAGCATTTCAATGAGAACTATATGGAATCCGGAAAATACCCTAAATCAACTTTTAAGGGAAAATTTGAGGTTCCTGATGGGCTGAAGAATATGGTAGATGGCGCTTATGAAGTAGATGTGACTGGTGAGATATCTATTCACGGGGTAAAGAAGCCATTGTCTACGAAAGCCACCTTAACTGTGGCCAATAGCCAATTGAGCGGTGAGTTAATCTTTAACGTTCGCGTAAAAGATCATGAAATCTCAATCCCAAAAGTGGTAGTGAGAAATATAGCAGAAGTTGTTGAAGTAACTGCTTCATTCAATTACGAAGTTTATAAATAG
- a CDS encoding DUF5777 family beta-barrel protein: MKKLIFTAFILACTFSAYAQDDLLDLLNEEQGEQTDYAIATFKGQRLINGHTVVTRKKSELEFLISHRFGRVNSGIKEFFGLDAANVRFSLEYGLTDGITAGIGRNSLQKVYDGFVKYNLLRQSTGKVNMPFTVTGLSSIAIRTADNFDFEDDDFASKVSYTHQILVARKLNEKFSVQISPTFVHRNKILENQANDIFALGFGGRMKLSQRIALNAEYFYRLTDELDSQFNDAIGIGLEIETGGHVFHLNFTNARSMAERAFITETTGDFFNGDIHFGFNISRVF, translated from the coding sequence ATGAAGAAGTTAATATTTACAGCCTTTATACTCGCATGTACATTTAGTGCCTACGCGCAAGATGATTTATTGGATCTCTTGAATGAAGAACAAGGAGAACAAACTGACTATGCAATTGCCACTTTTAAAGGTCAACGGTTAATAAATGGACATACTGTGGTAACGCGTAAAAAGTCAGAGTTAGAATTTCTGATTTCTCACAGGTTTGGAAGGGTAAATAGCGGAATTAAGGAGTTTTTTGGTTTAGATGCCGCGAACGTACGCTTTTCTTTAGAATATGGTCTTACCGATGGTATTACTGCCGGCATAGGCCGTAATTCATTGCAGAAAGTCTACGACGGATTCGTTAAATATAATCTGTTAAGGCAGTCGACTGGTAAAGTTAATATGCCATTTACAGTTACAGGCTTAAGTAGTATAGCCATTAGAACGGCGGATAATTTTGATTTCGAAGATGACGATTTCGCGTCTAAGGTGTCATATACACATCAAATTTTGGTGGCGCGCAAGTTGAACGAGAAGTTTTCAGTTCAAATCTCGCCAACCTTTGTTCACAGAAATAAGATTTTAGAAAATCAGGCTAACGACATTTTCGCGCTTGGCTTTGGTGGACGTATGAAGTTGTCACAAAGAATAGCACTGAATGCTGAGTACTTTTACCGCTTAACTGATGAATTGGATAGTCAGTTTAACGATGCCATAGGTATTGGGTTAGAAATAGAAACAGGGGGACATGTTTTCCACTTGAATTTCACCAATGCTAGATCAATGGCAGAAAGAGCATTTATCACTGAAACTACTGGTGATTTCTTTAATGGAGATATCCATTTTGGATTCAATATTTCAAGAGTCTTTTAG
- a CDS encoding Gfo/Idh/MocA family protein: MSSTSNETSRRKFIKNLGLAGTAFTIVPRHVLGKGFTAPSDTLYIAGIGAGGKGTSDLASFAQSPNVKIAYLCDVDQRTTKQSVENFPDAPMYKDYRKMLEENKDSIDAVSVSTPDHMHAVQAMAAMELGKHVYVQKPLTHDIAEARQLTEAARKYKVVTQMGNQGASGDGVRKMKEYYDAGLIGEVHTVKCWTNRAIWPMALETPTTKDPIPKELDWDLWLGTAEKRDYNKAYLPFDWRGWSDFGTGALGDMACHIMDPVYRILPILYPDQVECSVADAFKANFQTVSYPKSFPTASKIHLNYPRTDGKGNIKVSWMDGGLRPERPEELGDDEAFGNWDGGVLFIGTKGKLLADCYGANPRLLPLSLNEQVTVKETVARVPEGHYIQWVNACMAGFGNAYTSSSFDYAGPFTESLLIGNLALKAYFEVDPKAKNQGFWGGTKYHGRKRLQWDAANMRVTNFEEANKYVKREYRTGW; encoded by the coding sequence ATGAGCTCAACATCTAACGAAACTTCCAGAAGAAAATTTATTAAGAACCTAGGCTTAGCTGGTACGGCATTTACAATAGTTCCTCGACATGTTTTAGGAAAAGGATTTACGGCCCCTTCCGATACGCTTTACATTGCTGGTATCGGTGCTGGAGGTAAAGGAACTAGTGATTTAGCCAGTTTCGCTCAAAGTCCGAATGTCAAAATAGCCTACCTGTGTGATGTAGATCAGCGGACAACAAAGCAATCAGTTGAAAACTTTCCTGATGCACCGATGTACAAGGATTATAGGAAGATGCTTGAAGAAAATAAAGATAGCATTGATGCCGTATCCGTGTCTACTCCAGACCATATGCACGCCGTTCAGGCAATGGCTGCCATGGAATTGGGTAAACATGTTTATGTACAAAAACCATTGACACACGACATTGCTGAAGCTCGGCAATTGACTGAAGCCGCTCGAAAATATAAAGTGGTGACGCAAATGGGTAATCAAGGAGCTTCTGGTGACGGTGTTAGGAAAATGAAAGAGTATTACGACGCTGGATTGATCGGGGAAGTACATACTGTTAAATGTTGGACAAACCGCGCTATTTGGCCAATGGCCCTAGAAACACCTACTACTAAAGATCCTATTCCGAAAGAACTCGATTGGGACCTATGGCTAGGTACAGCCGAAAAGCGTGATTACAATAAAGCTTATCTACCGTTTGATTGGCGAGGTTGGTCAGATTTTGGCACAGGTGCTTTGGGAGATATGGCCTGCCATATTATGGACCCTGTCTATCGAATTCTGCCAATACTATACCCAGATCAGGTAGAATGTAGTGTGGCAGATGCTTTTAAGGCAAATTTCCAAACCGTGAGCTACCCAAAAAGCTTTCCCACGGCAAGTAAAATACACTTGAATTACCCTAGAACTGACGGTAAAGGAAACATTAAGGTGTCTTGGATGGATGGCGGACTTAGACCTGAAAGACCTGAAGAATTAGGTGATGATGAGGCCTTTGGTAACTGGGATGGTGGTGTACTCTTTATAGGCACTAAAGGTAAGCTTCTAGCTGATTGCTACGGAGCCAACCCAAGATTGCTTCCACTATCTTTAAACGAGCAAGTTACAGTAAAAGAAACCGTTGCTAGAGTTCCTGAGGGGCATTATATACAATGGGTAAATGCCTGTATGGCTGGATTTGGAAATGCTTACACCAGTTCGTCATTCGATTATGCTGGTCCATTTACGGAAAGTCTACTGATCGGAAACCTGGCGCTAAAAGCTTATTTTGAAGTCGACCCTAAGGCGAAAAATCAAGGCTTCTGGGGAGGAACGAAATATCATGGCAGAAAGAGGCTACAATGGGATGCAGCCAACATGAGAGTAACCAACTTCGAGGAAGCCAATAAGTACGTGAAAAGAGAATATAGAACGGGTTGGTAG
- a CDS encoding M61 family metallopeptidase, producing MNRKGAIMLFLGILITASTWAAKPYKYTVYLTKADNDKVLVELTTPKIKKGEITFYLPKIVPGTYAIADYGRMISEFKAFDKKGRELETERIDSNSWKISNAKKLRKITYLVEDTYDTTLEGPDIFQPAGTNIEADKNFIINPSGFFGYFEGMKKEPFEISFLRDQSFYGATGLKADQIGVQKLSKLNQEIVSSSDAAVLDKFTVKDYDQLVDSPLMYSKLDTALVKVANTDVLVASYSPNKKVTAKEIAESIEEVLTAQTQFLGGKLPVDKYAFIFYFTDQPVTSYGALEHSYSSFYYMPEQTIDQMSQQLRDFAAHEFFHIVTPLNIHSEEIGSFDFNDPKMSRHLWMYEGMTEYFAGSVQVKYGLVTPEEYLGMLSEKMVTAQRFKDELPFTELSLGALDEYADQYYNVYQKGALIGAALDIKLRSLSDGTYGVQNMMADLSEKYGKDVSFKDDQLFDEIVALTYPEVKDFFDTYVAGKTPLPYEEIFEQVGVEVVKDGFTQQHTIVISGQNVGVAQYDGKQVLAVSDITKMDAVGQALKFENGDIIMKMNGKDLIFGPEINNFLNEQIGIISTGLEEMTFTVLRDVDGEKKEIKLSTPNVKVDVPTPFTLRFVENASAEQLKLRGYWLEKANK from the coding sequence ATGAATAGAAAAGGAGCAATCATGCTGTTTTTAGGTATACTAATCACGGCGAGTACATGGGCCGCTAAGCCCTACAAATACACGGTATATTTGACCAAGGCGGACAATGATAAAGTCCTAGTTGAGCTTACTACACCGAAGATTAAAAAAGGAGAAATAACATTCTACTTGCCGAAAATTGTCCCCGGAACCTATGCTATTGCCGATTATGGACGCATGATTTCGGAATTTAAAGCATTCGACAAAAAAGGTCGTGAATTAGAGACTGAAAGAATTGATAGTAATTCCTGGAAAATCAGCAATGCAAAAAAATTGAGGAAAATTACTTATCTCGTCGAGGACACTTACGATACTACACTGGAAGGTCCAGATATTTTCCAGCCAGCTGGGACCAATATTGAAGCGGACAAGAACTTTATTATCAACCCAAGCGGGTTCTTCGGCTATTTCGAGGGAATGAAAAAAGAACCTTTTGAAATTAGTTTCTTGAGAGATCAGAGTTTTTATGGCGCTACCGGTCTTAAAGCCGATCAAATTGGGGTTCAAAAATTATCTAAGCTAAACCAAGAAATAGTATCATCGTCAGATGCGGCAGTACTCGATAAGTTTACGGTAAAAGACTACGATCAACTTGTTGACTCGCCTTTAATGTATAGTAAACTAGATACTGCACTTGTTAAAGTAGCGAACACCGACGTTTTAGTGGCTAGCTACTCCCCTAACAAAAAAGTGACGGCTAAAGAAATCGCCGAGAGCATAGAAGAAGTATTGACAGCTCAGACTCAGTTTTTAGGCGGTAAGCTGCCGGTAGATAAATATGCTTTTATCTTCTACTTTACAGATCAACCTGTTACTTCTTATGGAGCCCTAGAGCATTCTTACAGCTCTTTTTACTACATGCCAGAGCAAACAATTGATCAAATGAGCCAACAGTTGAGAGACTTTGCTGCCCATGAGTTTTTCCATATTGTAACGCCGCTTAACATTCATTCAGAGGAAATTGGAAGCTTTGACTTCAACGATCCTAAAATGTCACGTCACTTATGGATGTACGAAGGTATGACGGAATACTTTGCGGGAAGTGTTCAAGTAAAGTACGGATTAGTGACCCCAGAAGAATACTTAGGGATGTTAAGTGAAAAAATGGTGACCGCTCAAAGATTTAAGGATGAGTTACCGTTTACTGAACTAAGTTTAGGGGCACTTGATGAATATGCCGATCAGTATTATAATGTCTACCAAAAAGGAGCCTTAATTGGTGCTGCACTAGATATAAAACTGAGAAGCCTCTCTGATGGGACGTATGGTGTTCAGAATATGATGGCAGATTTATCCGAAAAATATGGTAAAGATGTCTCATTTAAAGACGACCAACTTTTCGATGAAATTGTCGCTTTGACCTACCCTGAGGTTAAAGACTTTTTTGATACTTATGTAGCTGGTAAAACACCACTGCCATACGAAGAGATATTCGAACAAGTGGGCGTGGAAGTTGTAAAAGATGGTTTCACGCAGCAGCACACGATCGTCATTAGTGGTCAAAACGTAGGCGTAGCACAATACGACGGCAAGCAAGTATTAGCGGTCTCTGATATCACCAAAATGGATGCAGTAGGCCAAGCCTTGAAGTTTGAGAATGGTGACATCATCATGAAGATGAATGGCAAAGATCTCATTTTCGGTCCAGAAATAAACAACTTTCTCAATGAACAAATAGGCATCATATCAACTGGCCTTGAAGAAATGACTTTCACTGTATTAAGAGATGTTGATGGAGAGAAAAAGGAGATAAAGCTCAGTACGCCCAATGTTAAGGTTGACGTACCGACGCCTTTTACACTTAGATTCGTAGAAAATGCGTCTGCAGAACAGCTAAAGCTCAGAGGTTATTGGCTAGAAAAAGCCAATAAATAA
- a CDS encoding sensor histidine kinase — protein sequence MEYRYFRLNVIARISLIILFGYGAVYVVTQTHFWLVSFWLILALIITLINLVKYVERSRRELANFLLAIKQQDFSNTYHYKKENDLNYAFHEINDVLKKLRNEKASNLIYLQTVVEHVRVALICFDENMRVQLVNDASKKLFNKPLITSIKAIERISPELVDIIERINSGERELIKLSLGGRFVNLSILATEFKLQDESFKLVSFQDIKSELEANELESWQKLIRVLTHEIKNSVIPISTLSDVILQMVKDDDGSTDLTKLDDEGVEDLVGGLETIEARSKGLANFVKTYDQLTKVPKPKLEPVKVAGMLDRVKNLFKADVDQKRLLFRVDCESDLEISADADLIDQILINLVKNAFEALQDTPNPTIELTARQENDEVVILVKDNGSGIPEEVIENIFVPFYTTKEAGSGIGLSLSRQIMRLHKGSLEMTSTQKTGTTFALKFRS from the coding sequence ATGGAGTATAGGTACTTCCGTCTCAATGTCATTGCGCGAATTTCCCTTATTATTCTTTTTGGTTACGGGGCTGTATATGTTGTTACGCAGACCCATTTTTGGCTAGTATCTTTTTGGCTCATACTTGCGCTGATCATCACCTTGATTAATCTCGTTAAGTATGTGGAGCGATCGAGACGAGAGTTGGCCAATTTCCTGTTGGCCATAAAACAACAAGACTTTAGTAATACCTATCACTATAAAAAGGAAAACGACCTGAACTATGCTTTTCATGAAATAAATGATGTGCTCAAGAAGCTGAGAAATGAAAAGGCCTCTAATCTCATTTATTTACAAACTGTGGTAGAACATGTCCGAGTCGCTCTTATTTGTTTCGATGAAAACATGAGGGTACAGCTTGTTAATGATGCCTCGAAAAAGCTTTTCAATAAACCGCTCATTACAAGCATCAAGGCCATTGAAAGAATCTCCCCTGAACTAGTCGACATCATTGAAAGAATAAATAGTGGGGAAAGGGAGCTTATAAAGCTTTCCCTAGGAGGCAGATTCGTTAACCTATCCATTCTTGCTACCGAGTTTAAACTGCAAGACGAATCTTTCAAGCTGGTGTCATTTCAAGATATAAAAAGTGAACTTGAAGCCAACGAACTAGAGTCTTGGCAGAAATTGATCCGTGTTTTGACACACGAAATAAAAAACTCGGTTATCCCGATCTCTACCCTTTCCGATGTCATCTTACAAATGGTTAAAGATGACGATGGCTCGACTGACCTGACTAAACTTGATGATGAAGGTGTGGAGGATTTAGTCGGAGGACTTGAGACTATTGAAGCAAGAAGTAAAGGCCTAGCGAATTTTGTTAAGACTTATGATCAGCTGACTAAAGTTCCAAAACCAAAATTAGAGCCAGTAAAAGTGGCCGGAATGCTGGATCGTGTTAAGAATCTCTTTAAAGCTGATGTTGACCAAAAGCGGCTACTTTTTCGAGTAGATTGCGAAAGTGATCTTGAAATATCCGCAGATGCAGACTTAATTGATCAAATTCTAATTAATCTGGTGAAAAATGCTTTTGAAGCCTTGCAGGACACTCCAAACCCTACAATTGAACTCACTGCACGACAGGAAAATGATGAGGTGGTTATCTTAGTGAAGGATAACGGATCGGGTATTCCTGAGGAGGTGATTGAAAACATCTTTGTGCCGTTTTATACTACAAAAGAAGCAGGATCAGGCATCGGCCTCTCATTATCTAGACAGATCATGAGACTACACAAAGGCAGCTTAGAAATGACCTCTACCCAAAAAACAGGCACCACCTTCGCCTTGAAATTCCGTTCCTAG